The Thalassophryne amazonica chromosome 20, fThaAma1.1, whole genome shotgun sequence sequence AAATAGTTAGCATGTGGTTACAGTCGCAACAAAGATTTCCCAAATTGAATTCATCAGTATGTTTGTAAATGAGCTGAGTGGCAGAGAGAAAGCTCGAGTAACTGGAGCTGAAACGGCAGTCTGATGAATTTAGAGCTGGACCGTTTGTTCTGATAAAATATGTTCAGGTGAGTTTCTGCAAATCAGTCTGTTTGGTTTTGTAGGTTGAGCGAGTTGTGACCATCATGCAGAATCCTCGTCAGTACAAAATCCCAGATTGGTTCCTGAACAGGCAGAAAGACGTCAAGGACGGCAAATACAGCCAGGTGGGTGCAAGGCAAAGTCAGATACTCCAGGAATGTGGGCGCAGGGTTTGAACATTCAAACTAAAATGACCAATCTGTGATAAATCCTCCACCTGGATCAGTCTGAGAGCTAGCTGGAGCTAACAGATTCCATTCCATTTACTCAAAACTGATTAATGTGCAACGAGCTAGTACAGCTGATAAATTAATTTGATTATCTTTAGGTTCTGGCTAACGGCTTGGACAACAAGCTGAGAGAGGATCTGGAGAGGCTGAAGAAGATCAGAGCTCACCGCGGTCTCAGGCACTTCTGGGGGTGAGTTTGGTTCCAGGAATTAGTCTGATAGAAAAACCTGATTTGCACAAGTGTGTCTAAAGTTTTTGATGTCGGGCCTCATTTaaactttttttcccctcccccaGCTTGCGTGTGCGCGGTCAGCACACAAAGACCACCGGCCGTCGCGGTCGCACAGTTGGTGTATCAAAGAAGAAGTAAACTgtgctgccattttttttttttttttttgtttcaataAAACTCTCAAACTCCTGCTTTTGTCTCATCACATTTGTATGTACAGGTCACCTGCAACAACTTAGAACTTAAGTAGCTGCTTCCTGAGAGCGTTTGCCCTCAAATGATTAAAAGAACATGCTGCTGCTGCAACAAAGTTTTTGCTTGAATGTGCTGGGCTGAGGTTTGGCAACAGGAAAAAAAGTCTTATAATACCTGCATCTGTGTGAAAATGAGCCAGACTTCCCACCAGACATCTTGTTTATTGTTATGCACCACACGCACACAGAAGGATAATTATACACAAGCAGAAACGAAACATTGCATTATTTttcatatacaaatattgcatttTAAATCTGAGGTACAGGAAGGAAAAGTCACAGCTGCAGAAATTCTAAAGTGCTTTCAGAGCTCAGCCTTTAACTGAGGCTTATGGCTTCCAAGCTGACAAGCAAAAAAGGCGAGGTGGCATTAAAAAGAAATATCTGCATCTTTAAGAAATATATCTACCTCTATATACCACTCGTTAACAAAAACAGTTAATATGTGATTCCGTTTTGGCTCTTTAACAGATGTTAATTGCCTTAAAACCTTCAAACGTTGGCAGGTTAGAATGTGGTTAATTGGTGTGCAGGAACATCTGGTTCAGTTAGTCTTTAGTCTGACAAATCTTAAAAACTGCTTCTAATGTTCCTGTCACTCAAAGGGAAACAGCAGAAAAGTGCACACGAAGCAGTTAAAAACAAATCAAACTAGAAAATAACATCAGAATAAGTGACTGGGTTCAAATTTAGTCCTGGGGGAAAGATAAATTCTGATTTCATATGAAGCAAAGTTTGTACTACCAGAACTCCCTTTTAGGAGAATTTATTTTATGAGTACAAATCATAAGTTAGCTGTCATAATTTCAAATGTAACAGTAAAGTTGTTTTCAAAGTAATGCTTCTCGTAAAGGTTTGTGTTCTCACACAATATGAGTTTTCTCATTAAGACCTGAAAGCAGCTTCTGAGTTCAAACCAACTCTGTATTTGGGGAACACCTTGAggatcacataaaaaaaaaaaagaaacccagcATTGCTGCTGATTGCTCTTCTTATCGGGTTAGAACTGCAGCCGGAATAAATCGATGAGTTTACCGTGACACatggaagtgtctgactctggcAGGTTGCCATGTTTCAGAAGGTGCTGAGGTGGAGAACTTTACTGTGGAGAACTGGGTTGCTGCTGGTCTTTGGTGGGGGCGTAGTAAAGCTCCAGAGGCTTCCTGACTTTCCAGTATTTCTCATTCACCAACTCCAGACTCAAAGAGCCATTTaatgtctggggggggggggggggggaacaggtCAGAATAAAATAAACCACTAAACAGTTAACACAAAAATGTGCCAAACTGACCCCAGGTGGACAAAATCAATTTACAGTCAAAATGCTGCATTGTCAAAAGGAAATATGTAGTCATCATTTCAGTGTTTGTACTGGTGTTCAGtgtaaaacaaaacacattttaaaaaaagccaaaattgGACAATGGGCTTAAATGAGACACCCTCACAGAtgcatttaatatatatatatatatttatatatattcatccttttatttaaccaggtaagttgtTGAGATCAAAATCTCTTTCAAAAGACACCTGTAATAAAGCAGTAGAACAGAGATCTTGAATAGATTATACTGGACACCACATAAAATATGTATAAAGCAAAGCTTATACACTCATCCACGTGGGATTGTCCACAAATTCAGTGCTTTTGGTTGGAGATCCATTGACATATTGAACAAATTGTTAAGCATAAAGTGCCATTTTCTCAGGCTTTTTGTGATGGGGGATCCATCACCTTTGCAAGACTCACCTTTTAATGATAAGGAATGGACTCAGACTGTCTTGTTGGGACGAAAACTTATAATATCCTACTGGAAATCTCCAACAGCCCCTCCGGTGGCTCAGTGAGCTGGGTAAACTAGCTGCATTGGAACGCCTTTCATATAAACTACTGGACAGAATGGACTGTTTCTATCTGAAATGGAGTGTCTATTTCTCCTTTATAGGAGCTTCAGGTTAAATGTCTGTGATGCTAGGGTGGTTGGACTAAATGCAATTAGCGTGATTTGAGCCGCGACCTTGgttcatttaatttaaatttaaattttgtaGCTGCTGTATGGACAAGCGGTGGCACGTAATATTTATCCTTCAGTCTGAGATCAGGACATGAAAATGTCAGACTTAAAACCCGCTGTGGCGTCTCAGAGACGTTCCCAATGATTGTACAGATAGGCACATCCTGACTCAGCCCACAGACTAAATCCAACGagggccaggaaaacaaaaatagcgcGGAAATATTTGCCACAGAACTAAATACCCGGATTTCTGAGAATTCCCAGAAAACCTTCATCACTAAAATATGGAAGCGCTTGAGAGATTCGTCAAAGGGGAATGGGCTGGGATATctcaggagacatgtctgagacttgtTGAAAAATACAACAAACGACTGCAGGCTGTTACTCAACAAAAAGGACACACAACTGACTATTAGAATCAGAGGAGCTAATTTGaccctgtagttttttttttttttttttaatttagtttctttgtacaaagtaaaataatgtaagcatccaaaacaaaacaaggatgtttagaaatgctgtgttgaaaattacttgttctactaaaaaaaaaaaaaaaaaaacagcactttGGAGAATTTAGAAGAAAACATCGTAGGGTGCAAATAATTTTGTACTCATCTGTaatcttgatgttttttttaatagaaaataTGCCCATTAATCTCAGTGGATTGTGGGGTTCAGAGAATTCATTTAAACATACTGCTGAATGTTGAAAAATGGTGAATGTTCTCTGCTGAGCCTCAAATTAAAgagcagattaaaaaaaatgaactgaTGCTTTTAGTGTTTCCAATGTTCTTGGTGAGCAATTCATGTTCATCTACATGAAATGACAAATATTTTGTCCAtcgcatgtttatttgtccatcttgctttctTATTTTGGGGATTTatagtccttatgttaagtaacagtacaggctgtggtgtgcacatgtgctgcatTGAGCTCCTGTCCGTTGTTAAAATCACGCCTGAGGAAACGCTATGTTAAAATAAAGTTAGACATACTGTGGTGAAACTTGTTTTGGGAAATACAGAATATGgtttaaaatgtttcattttatttattgtggTGTGAAGAACTTTGATCATTTTTGTGTGTGATGGAATCACGAGTTTTCAGACTCACAGAAAACTGTCCTGCTCTGGTCATGATGTATATGGTGTACTGTTTCTCACTGATGGTGCTCAGGCCCGAGCCCTCTGCTGAAGCTCCTCCCCCTCCTGCCTCCTCCACCTCCCCCTTGGTCTGCTTGTCCTCCAGAGCGATGCGGAGAGCCAGGTATTTCGACAAATGGTCCACTGTGGCATTGGCTGTTGTCTTGACATATCTGCAAAAGCATATCATTCGTGACAACAAAGACTCATTTCAGTCATCCTTGATTCCTCAGGGGTCAGGAGCCTCACCTGGTCTGGTTATAGTCCTGAGGCTGGACCAGCTGTGGGTGTGGCCGGAACATCAGCTCGATCTCTGAGAGTGACCTTTCTTTGTGGCGTCTCTGCGGAGGGGTGGGGCTCCCACTGTCAGCCTCAGGCCCTGAACCTTCCTCTGAGACCCGCGGGCGCTTGTGGCTCGGACCGGCGTCTGAAGGGGTCTCCCCGTGAGGAAGGGGAGCATGCGATGGGGCAGAATCATGGGACAGGTGTGAACGAGTGTCCCCGTTGTCTTCTCCGCCGCTGAAGGTGGTGTTGTCACTCTCCAGAGTTGTTTTTTTCACCCGGTGATTCCTGCAGGTCAGAGGCAGAACGTTAGTTGTAAAATACAAAAGTCATGTTTCATTAAAGGTTTTTTGACAGTTCAAGTGTCGTGGACAGTTTTGGATGGCTTATTACTGATGTAAATGTGCTTCTGAAGCTGCAGTGAACATTTTATATAACAACTTTATTTTGCTTGTTCCCGTTCGTTTGGGATTGCTGCAGTGGATCCAGTGTGGAATTCTGATTTTTATGGTCCAAACATTAATTTGGCATAAATTTTACATCGGAGGTCCCTTCTGACATAACTGCAGACCTATAATGTTTTTGGtggtgtggggggaaaaaaaacaaaatctttgAAACGGCACATAGAAAGTTGCTGAACCCAGGACCTTCCTACTGTGAGCTCAGCATGCTTCTtaatatttgaattttcaatagtgaAGCAtttccacactttgtgttttttgttttgtttttttttgtttttttatgctgCTGGAGTTGTGCTCGGTGCACTGCTCCCTCCCCCACCTCTCGGACCTATAGCGGGCCTGCTGACGGAGCCCCTCCTCGATGCTGGAGCTCAGCGCCTCCGTGTTGTGCAGCCTGTTGAGTCGCTCCAGCACACGGCGCTGGTGGGCCTCATACTCGTCTCGGCTGGGATAGATCTTAGAGATGAGGGCATCGAAGTTTGAATCTCGACGCAGCGAGCGCCTGGAAACTAGCTTCTTCCTGCAAGTCGGACACTCTTTGTTCCTGCAAAACAACAGACCAAAGATGCGTTCACAGACGCAGGAGTCATTCGTGTACATTTTAAACTCGTGAATCACTTGAAAATTTACTGATTAAAATATGTCATTTGAAACATATTTAAATATCACAATCAACAAAGCCAGTGTACTTTAAAGATCTCTGAGTGCTGAAGTCAGACAGAAAAGTGACCCACTGTGAAtttcagtgtgtttaaaaaaaaaaaaaaggacagaaaGTTACAGGAAAGAGGGAAATGGGGTTCTGACAGCTTCAGGCAAGATAGATTTAAGACGTTTTAATGCCAATTGGAATGAAATTTAAGACCAACATGATCACAGTGAGGTGGGTGTACAGACAAGTGCGGGTTTAAGATCTGCTCACACGGGTGCTGGTATCTGAGATGGAGGTGTCATGGAGACAAGGGCAGAACTGGGTCATAATAATAAGgccatttttatttttcccctttcaTATTTTAGCATTAAACTTACAAAATGAGAAGCTAACTTGTTTCAAATAATGGAACACATCATGAGCAGCTGCCGAACAGCCCTCAGGGAGGGTCGCCATCACTGGCAGCGCAACCAGGTCCTGAAGACATTGGCAGAGGCCATCTCCAAGGCAGTGGCCACCAACAAATACAGCCACAGCCATAAGATCACCTCTGGGCTGAAGAGAAGCCACATGCGAGGACTACACCATCAGGTGGCCTGCTCTCAGCGGCCTCAGACTGGGAACTCTGGATTGACTTGGGCAGACAGCTCAAGTTCCCAGACTTCATAACATCAACCTCCTTGAGACCAGACATGGTGCTGACAGCTGCTTCTTCCAAACACGTCCTCTCAGTGGAGCCGACAATCCCTTGGGAGGAGCGTATGGAAGAGGCCAATGAGTGCAAGCAGCTCAAGTACCAGGAGCTCATggaggagtgccagaggacaggcTGGAAGGCACACTGTGAGCCAGTCAAGGTGGGGTGAAGGTGCTTTGCCGCCTGCTCCCTTTGCAAGACCTACACCTTGCTTGGTATCATGGGAGGGCTGAAGAGGAGAGCCATTAACCTCAGAGTCTGCTGAGAGAGTCTTGAGGTGGATTTGGATTAAAAGGTCTGAGAAGTGGGCCAACTCTGCTGGGACACAAGTCAGGGACCGATCAACTCCGACTGGGTTGCCTGAAGGAGGGTGTCCGATGTTGGGAGACCCGAAACATTGGTCAATCTCAGGAAACATCACTGATTATGTGTCCCAGCCCATCTGTTATGAATGTATCTAGACACTCCGATAATGAGGTCCAGAATTATGGTAAATAACAGTATTTTTTATCCTCGGTTTTAAAAAGTtacgacacacacatgcacaaaaagaAGCTGCCAAAATTGTCAGGAGTCAATACAATTTATGTTTATGATTATTCTTGTACAACTGATGCTTTCTGTCTTCTTTCAGGAGGTGCGGTATGAAGGaagagaatgaaagaaaaaacagCAATTATATTCAGATGTGTaaaagtaagttcctttggctgctccaaatcgaaggtggatctgcatgttgaacaggGATGAAGTTTTGCCCAaattcccttcctgatgcaactccacattacatggaggatgtggcaggggtggggtttgaactgggaaccttccacactgaaatcaagcacactaaccacttggccaccacccctgctttataTTCAGATGTGTGATATTTTAAATATGTCAGGAGCGTAACACACTAAGCCTCCTAAGGCTTACTCTCCTTAGAATTTGGCCTACTTTTTTGGAATAACATTTTAAAGCATCAAGATAAAATACTGTTCTTTGCCATAATTCTGAAACTTGTTATTGGATATTATTTGCATCAAGTTACCTTCTCATTATGTAAGTCAACTCTAAAATATGAagggaaaaataaaattagcaattaaaaaacaaaacaaaaacaaacaaacaaaaaaaaaacacccaactgAGACAGACACGGTGTCTGCTGGTGTGCTGATGTTGCAGTCTTGCATTTCTCACTTTGCACGTGAGATTCCACTGCACTGATTCCCATCATGCAGAATTTGAGCACACTCCCTGGTACCTGGTAGCAGTTTCAGCCACAGTCttgggctgccacgactagtcgactagtcacgactacatcGACTATTGAAAtggtcgacaactaatttagtagtcaacgagccatttgctttgaaccttgaaccaatcaagcagtgctttgatccgctgctttgttggatctttgcttcactcctcttcagaagcggcaactccccttcttaacccctctcaaagccattaaaatatgtcaatcgtgagtcacttttgtgtggattaaagtgactaactgggactcctgtcttgtgagaaagaaacgagaatcgcccTCCGTTCTGTTGCTCCAGACGCTGCGCCGCGGAATCaaattagaaagatagagtccgctcggaatttataacttcaaagcaaatggccgtttaaatcaaatgacacctctttccaaacaatgtaatacaaacaataaactgcaattgatcaaaatgttttttcctcccaaaatgagatgtcctggttgacgtgcagcagctcaagactttatggctgcagacctacagactccagcagccagctgagctcagctcagatgtatggagagacaatcatgctgttaatgtctgaaaggaaatgcttttgacaaaaactacagatattTTTCTGGCTATGTCTagagatcaagaatccaccatatagagtttatttatgtccagagtttagggatccagtgaccaatttcatatttatttattttaagactcaataaaatgttgacatagaaaacctgtaaagcctacttgtagcacacagaaaatgcacaggaggtattgataagggaatcagatt is a genomic window containing:
- the rps18 gene encoding 40S ribosomal protein S18, yielding MSLVIPEKFQHILRVLNTNIDGRRKIAFAITAIKGVGRRYAHVVLRKADIDLNKRAGELTEEEVERVVTIMQNPRQYKIPDWFLNRQKDVKDGKYSQVLANGLDNKLREDLERLKKIRAHRGLRHFWGLRVRGQHTKTTGRRGRTVGVSKKK
- the LOC117501798 gene encoding E3 ubiquitin-protein ligase RING2-A-like isoform X1, translated to MAAPLNVQSPCKTWELSLYELHRSPQEAIVDGTEVAVSPRSLHSELMCPICLDMLTNTMTTKECLHRFCSDCIVTALRSGNKECPTCRKKLVSRRSLRRDSNFDALISKIYPSRDEYEAHQRRVLERLNRLHNTEALSSSIEEGLRQQARYRSERNHRVKKTTLESDNTTFSGGEDNGDTRSHLSHDSAPSHAPLPHGETPSDAGPSHKRPRVSEEGSGPEADSGSPTPPQRRHKERSLSEIELMFRPHPQLVQPQDYNQTRYVKTTANATVDHLSKYLALRIALEDKQTKGEVEEAGGGGASAEGSGLSTISEKQYTIYIMTRAGQFSTLNGSLSLELVNEKYWKVRKPLELYYAPTKDQQQPSSPQ
- the LOC117501798 gene encoding E3 ubiquitin-protein ligase RING2-A-like isoform X2; its protein translation is MAAPLNVQSPCKTWELSLYELHRSPQEAIVDGTEVAVSPRSLHSELMCPICLDMLTNTMTTKECLHRFCSDCIVTALRSGNKECPTCRKKLVSRRSLRRDSNFDALISKIYPSRDEYEAHQRRVLERLNRLHNTEALSSSIEEGLRQQARYRNHRVKKTTLESDNTTFSGGEDNGDTRSHLSHDSAPSHAPLPHGETPSDAGPSHKRPRVSEEGSGPEADSGSPTPPQRRHKERSLSEIELMFRPHPQLVQPQDYNQTRYVKTTANATVDHLSKYLALRIALEDKQTKGEVEEAGGGGASAEGSGLSTISEKQYTIYIMTRAGQFSTLNGSLSLELVNEKYWKVRKPLELYYAPTKDQQQPSSPQ